In Lampris incognitus isolate fLamInc1 chromosome 20, fLamInc1.hap2, whole genome shotgun sequence, one genomic interval encodes:
- the LOC130130457 gene encoding prostaglandin D2 receptor 2-like, giving the protein MTTPSSPVYCPLILQMVNTSSDPPNSTAKISSLSLLMLCFHGLVSLLGILENLLILGVVGFHVRRTVTSLWILNLAASDLLATTSLPFFTLYMAQGHTWTLGTTFCRLHSSIFFLNMFASGFLLAAISLDRCLMVLRPVWAQNQRNIRLVGKVCGLIWSLSLICTIPFYLFRDAIHQHNGKIQCYYNYARFLSPGDLTLASVCEVRQGTMALMKLFLSFLIPLLIIIASYAAVTTNVACRGNRCTYRLVRLVVAVVVCFVVCWAPYHLFSVMEVLIPDESSLKGVVARALPVAASISFINSVLNPVLYVFSCPDLRRKIGQSLSAVMESAMAEDFGTLNRRRSLARTCSSNVPLRKTLALTGSNVEKVQE; this is encoded by the coding sequence ATGACTACCCCCAGCAGCCCCGTCTACTGCCCTCTCATCCTGCAGATGGTGAACACCAGCAGTGATCCACCCAACTCCACGGCCAAGATCAGTTCCCTGAGCCTGCTAATGCTGTGCTTCCATGGCTTGGTCTCTCTGCTTGGCATCCTGGAGAACCTCCTCATCCTGGGAGTGGTGGGGTTCCATGTCCGCCGCACTGTCACCAGTCTCTGGATCCTCAATCTTGCAGCCTCTGACCTTCTGGCCACTACCTCTCTGCCATTCTTCACCCTCTATATGGCTCAGGGCCACACCTGGACCCTGGGAACGACCTTCTGCCGTCTACACTCCTCCATCTTCTTTCTCAATATGTTTGCCAGTGGTTTTCTTTTGGCCGCCATCTCTCTGGACCGTTGCCTGATGGTGCTGAGACCTGTTTGGGCCCAAAACCAAAGGAACATCCGGTTGGTGGGGAAGGTGTGTGGGCTGATCTGGTCTCTGTCTCTGATCTGCACCATCCCCTTTTACCTCTTCCGCGATGCCATCCATCAGCATAATGGAAAGATCCAGTGTTACTATAATTATGCTCGATTCCTGTCTCCTGGAGACCTCACCCTGGCATCTGTGTGTGAAGTGCGTCAAGGGACTATGGCCCTCATGAAGCTTTTTCTGTCTTTCCTAATCCCCCTGCTGATCATCATCGCCAGCTATGCTGCGGTGACTACTAACGTGGCCTGCCGAGGCAACCGATGCACCTATCGTTTGGTGCGGCTTGTAGTGGCCGTGGTGGTCTGCTTTGTAGTCTGCTGGGCTCCGTACCACCTGTTCAGTGTTATGGAGGTGCTGATTCCTGATGAGTCATCCTTGAAGGGAGTGGTAGCACGCGCCCTGCCAGTTGCGGCAAGCATCTCCTTCATAAACAGtgttctcaaccctgtcctctatGTGTTCAGCTGCCCTGACCTGCGCAGAAAGATCGGGCAGTCACTGAGTGCAGTGATGGAGAGTGCAATGGCTGAGGATTTTGGAACTTTGAACAGACGGCGCAGCCTTGCTCGCACCTGTAGCAGCAATGTCCCGCTGAGGAAGACACTTGCCCTCACCGGCTCCAATGTGGAAAAAGTGCAGGAGTAA
- the si:dkey-165a24.9 gene encoding probable G-protein coupled receptor 132, producing MRTVTSDMSNDSCNLPFDTDTVGLTYIYSLVFSLGLPSNLLSLWGLYQLSRSGGGGCQLVYILNLLLSDLFQLLTLPLWIVYLQRAHRWPYGCLACELVGYVFYVNVYASVMFLCLIALDRCLAIVYPLCSRGMRTVRMAVVSGVAVWTVIFLFCLWGLLPSVFDSESLLCLEKYPVSPRYACFKIATVALGFMLPCAILGYTSAHIGVTLRRSPSISDHERHKIVGILIVITVNFIVVFGPYHLVGGYRFLSLLLTEEPCELERSIFLIYRLCYGLTSLNTLLDPLFYIFLCPDARLELRRSLPCMGQGHNTPKQVTTNSRALPVQRAIAVG from the exons ATGAGGACTGTCACTTCAGACATGTCCAATGACAGCTGCAACCTCCCCTTTGACACAGATACAGTTGGTCTGACTTACATCTACAGCCTGGTCTTTTCATTGGGTCTACCCAGCAACCTGCTGTCACTTTGGGGGTTGTACCAACTGAGTCGCTCAGGTGGGGGTGGCTGCCAGCTGGTGTACATACTGAACCTGCTGCTGTCTGATCTGTTTCAGCTCCTCACCCTGCCCCTGTGGATCGTCTACCTGCAGCGAGCTCACCGCTGGCCCTACGGATGCCTCGCCTGCGAGCTGGTGGGCTATGTTTTCTATGTCAATGTCTATGCCAGTGTCATGTTCCTGTGCCTGATAGCACTGGACCGCTGCCTGGCCATTGTGTACCCACTCTGCAGCCGCGGGATGCGGACAGTGCGGATGGCCGTTGTGTCAGGGGTGGCCGTATGGACGGTGATTTTCCTTTTCTGCCTGTGGGGGCTGTTGCCTTCAGTGTTTGACTCAGAGAGTCTACTGTGTCTGGAGAAGTACCCGGTCAGCCCCAGATACGCCTGCTTTAAGATTGCCACGGTGGCACTCGGGTTCATGTTACCTTGTGCAATACTAGG CTACACCTCTGCCCACATTGGGGTGACGCTCCGACGATCACCTTCCATTTCTGACCATGAGCGTCACAAAATCGTGGGAATCCTGATCGTCATCACTGTCAACTTCATCGTGGTCTTTGGACCGTACCACCTGGTCGGCGGGTACAGATTTCTGTCCTTGCTGCTGACCGAGGAACCGTGTGAACTGGAGCGCTCCATTTTCCTCATCTACCGACTGTGCTACGGCCTGACCAGTCTCAACACCCTGCTGGATCCACTGTTCTACATTTTCTTGTGTCCCGATGCCCGGCTGGAGCTGCGAAGGTCCCTACCTTGCATGGGACAGGGACACAATACCCCTAAACAGGTCACCACGAACTCCAGAGCTCTCCCAGTCCAGAGAGCTATTGCAGTGGGGTAG